Part of the Tumebacillus sp. BK434 genome is shown below.
GTCGCAGATGATCGAGCGCGGCTCTTCGGCGAAGATCTCGGCGCCGCCGCCCGGCATCGAGTCGAGGCCGGCTGCGATCAGGCGGTCGAGCACTTCTTCTGCCGTCATCTTGTTGACGCGGGTGAAATGGTCGATCTCGACGCCGGTGAGCGCCTTGACATGCAAGTTCGGACGTTTTTCCTTGACTTTGCGCAGGATGTTTTCATAGTAATCGATGCGCAGCGCCGGGTTGTTGCCGCCGACGATGTGGACTTCGGTCGCTTCCGGGTCGATCATGTCGATGCGGTGCTCAACTTCTTCCATCGTCATCGTGTACGCAGCCGGATCTTTCATGCGCACGCCAAACGCGCAGAAATCGCACAGCGTCTGGCAGATGTTCGTCGGGTTGATATGGCGGTTGGTGTTGAAAAACGTCTTGTCGCCATGCTTCTTCTCCCGAACATAGTTGGCCATGTAGCCGAGCGCCGTGATGTCGTTGGACGACATCAGCTTCACGCCGTCTTCAAAGGTCAGACGCTCTTCGCGCTGCACCTTCTCCCAAATCGCTGCAAATGGGTGGTCTTTGGTGATGATTTCCACAGTACTTCCCCCCGTCTACTCCTTCTCCCGATCGCCCCAACGGCGAAACAGAGCATGTTCCACTTGCATGCTGTCGAGCACTTTGCCGACGACAAAATTGATCAGATCGTCCATCGTCTCCGGGCGGTGGTAGAAGCCCGGCATCGCCGGGACGATCTTCGCGCCGGCATCGGCGGTGGCCAGCATGTTCTTCAGATGAATTTTATTAAACGGCGTCTCCCGAGGCACAAGAACGAGCGGACGCCCCTCTTTGAGGTGCGTGTCCGCTGCCCGTTCCAGCAGGTTGTCAGAGGAGCCGTTGGCGATCGCTGAAAGCGTTCCCATCGAACACGGAATCACGACCATGCCGGCCGTGAGGTGCGACCCGGACGCCACCGGCGCTCCGTAGTCGCGGCTGCCATGGATCTGTAAGTCAGCATCTTCCGGCAGTTCAAACAAGCGGGGAATCGCAGTCAGATCGCCGTGCAAGACATCCCATCCCATCTCCAGGGTGAACACCTGCCAGACCGACTCGGAGAGCAAAAGGTGTACGCGATGACCGGCCCGGCAGAGTTCCTGCACCAGCCGAATCGCATACACCGCACCGCTCGCTCCCGTCATTCCGACGACATATTCCTTACTCATTGCGCAGATCCTTTTGCACCGGCTTTTTGCCGATGTGCAGGGCGCAGATGCCGCCAAAGAAATTCCAGACCCGGACGTCGGTCATGCCGACCTCTTCCATGATCTTCTTCAGTTCCTGTTGGTCCGGGAAGTTGGTCAGCGACTCCGGCAGCCACGAGTACGAGATGCTGTCGCGAGATGCCAGGTTGCCGATCGCCGGCAGGATTTTATAGAAATAGAAGAAATAGAGGGCCCGGAACGGCTTCCAGACCGGTTTGGACAGTTCGAGCGACACGACCTGCCCGCCCGGTTTGACGACGCGCATCATCTCGGACAAGACCTTGCGGATGTCCGGCACGTTGCGCAGCGCAAAGCCGATCGTCGAGTGGTCAAACGTGTTATCCTCATACGGGAGATCCATCGCATTGCCGTAGATCATCGACGCCTGTTTGCCGACGCCGGCCTTTTCGATCTTCGGATACGAGTATTTCAGCATCTCCTGCGAGAAGTCCAGACCGACCACCTTGCCCTCCGCCCCGATCTGTTCGGCCAGCGCAACCGTCCAATCGCCGGTGCCTGCGCACACGTCGATCGCCGATTGTCCCGGCTGTATATTCATGCGCTTCATCGTGATCTTGCGCCAGCGCTTGTGAAAACCTGCACTCAAAACGGAGTTCATCAGGTCGTAGCGTTTGGCGATGCGCTCAAAGACGTAATGAACTTTTTCTTCTTTCGAAGCGAACTTATCCATTGAATTCCCCTCAACCTTCTTCGCAAACTCGACGCGGGTAGGCCCCCGGAGCCAGCAGTTGTTCCGGCAGGGCGCGCAGCTCATCACGCAAGCCATGCATCATCATCATCGCCGGTTCGGCGAGAGAAGCCGCTTCTTCCAGCAAGGAGAACAAGTATATCGATGTGCCATATTTCACATAGAGGGACATGAGCCGTTTGTCCGGCTCGCCGCTCGCTTTGATCGCTTTCAGCCACTTCTTCTCTTCACCGTTCGCCTGTTGCCAAAGCGACAGGTTGGCCGCGCCGCGCACCCAAGTCTGGTCAGACATTTTGTCAAGTTCCGCCTTGAGGACGCTCGCCCGCACCAGATGGGTGACGAGCTGCTCCCATTGCGCCTGTTCCGGCAGCAGTGCCGCGCAGAGCGTGCGGAGCAGGGCTCCGTGGATCGTCTCCTGCATATGCAGATATCTTTCCACAGAAAGGGTGAAATCACCCGGAACGCGAACCAGTTCCGCCTTTACCTCATTGATCGACTGGATGGCGCGGGCAAACTGACCAAGCAGCTTGATCTGTCCGCTCTCTGCCAACAGCCGGTAATATTTGCTGGAATAATAGGCCCCGCCGAGCACGCCAAGCTGGCGGTACCGCTCATCTTCATGGCGGGCTAACGTCTCGATCTCTTCATGCAAGGCCAGACCGTGATAGATGAGCAACAGAGTGGAAACGATCGTTTCCGTCTCCTTCCCATTCAGGCCGGCCGCCTCGCACATCGCTTCACTGAGTGCCAGTTGCAGCTTTTCCGGGGTCGGATGAGCAATGATCGCAGATAAATACTTATGATCCATTTCAGCGTAAAGCTTCGACCGGATGTCCTGCACGCAGGTCTCTTCGATGCGTTGTTGTACTTGCAATGGTTCCATCTCCTACTCAGACTGGCTGCCAAACCCCGATACAAAAGAAAAAGGCCCGACCAGCCCTAGGATACAAA
Proteins encoded:
- the mqnE gene encoding aminofutalosine synthase MqnE is translated as MEIITKDHPFAAIWEKVQREERLTFEDGVKLMSSNDITALGYMANYVREKKHGDKTFFNTNRHINPTNICQTLCDFCAFGVRMKDPAAYTMTMEEVEHRIDMIDPEATEVHIVGGNNPALRIDYYENILRKVKEKRPNLHVKALTGVEIDHFTRVNKMTAEEVLDRLIAAGLDSMPGGGAEIFAEEPRSIICDHKTSGERWLEIHEIAHKKGLRTNSTMLYNHVESLEDRIDHMIRLRDLQDKTGGFQTFIPLSWHPDNTELIKKFPHLHISTGFEDLKVIAVARLMLDNIDHIKTYWMQVGEKLAQTALWFGADDLDGNVVEEKIYHAAGAQTSQGMAKADLVKLIRDAGRMPVERDTLYNVVNTDFSHLEGKKTAPVEELPVL
- a CDS encoding flavin prenyltransferase UbiX is translated as MSKEYVVGMTGASGAVYAIRLVQELCRAGHRVHLLLSESVWQVFTLEMGWDVLHGDLTAIPRLFELPEDADLQIHGSRDYGAPVASGSHLTAGMVVIPCSMGTLSAIANGSSDNLLERAADTHLKEGRPLVLVPRETPFNKIHLKNMLATADAGAKIVPAMPGFYHRPETMDDLINFVVGKVLDSMQVEHALFRRWGDREKE
- a CDS encoding demethylmenaquinone methyltransferase, which gives rise to MDKFASKEEKVHYVFERIAKRYDLMNSVLSAGFHKRWRKITMKRMNIQPGQSAIDVCAGTGDWTVALAEQIGAEGKVVGLDFSQEMLKYSYPKIEKAGVGKQASMIYGNAMDLPYEDNTFDHSTIGFALRNVPDIRKVLSEMMRVVKPGGQVVSLELSKPVWKPFRALYFFYFYKILPAIGNLASRDSISYSWLPESLTNFPDQQELKKIMEEVGMTDVRVWNFFGGICALHIGKKPVQKDLRNE
- a CDS encoding heptaprenyl diphosphate synthase component 1, producing MQVQQRIEETCVQDIRSKLYAEMDHKYLSAIIAHPTPEKLQLALSEAMCEAAGLNGKETETIVSTLLLIYHGLALHEEIETLARHEDERYRQLGVLGGAYYSSKYYRLLAESGQIKLLGQFARAIQSINEVKAELVRVPGDFTLSVERYLHMQETIHGALLRTLCAALLPEQAQWEQLVTHLVRASVLKAELDKMSDQTWVRGAANLSLWQQANGEEKKWLKAIKASGEPDKRLMSLYVKYGTSIYLFSLLEEAASLAEPAMMMMHGLRDELRALPEQLLAPGAYPRRVCEEG